Genomic window (Actinomycetota bacterium):
CCACCCGGGCGTTGATCCCCCGCCCGTCGTAGCGGAGGAGCTCGTCCACGGCTCTGGGCATGGCGGAGAGGTTCCGGCGGAGCCAGAGGAGGTTGCGGGGGTGGCGCAGCAGATGGAGCATCCCGTTCCCCACGATGTTCGCGGCCACCGCCGTCACCACCAGGCTCACGTACAGGGCGACCACCTCGTCCTCGGTCAGGCCGCCCTCGGCGTGGATCGCCCCGATCTTGCTGGCGAGCTCTCCCGACGACGCGAGGCCGCCGTCTCGGACGAATCGCTGGAGGTACTCGGTCATCTCCGCGGCCGCCTCGTTCGCCGCGAGCTTCTCCTGAAGCCCGAACGCGGGCTCCAGGACCACCGCGATGCTCCTTCCCCACCCGTCCAGGAGCTCCAGGTCGTCGGGCGGCAGGGACAGCAACGCGCCGATCACCCGCCTGGCTTGAGGGTGGGCGAAGGATTCGATGAAGTCGAACTCGTCCAGCCCGTCCAGCTCGTCCAGGAGCTGTTCCGTGATCGATCGGATCGGCTCCGCGAACCGGCCCATGGCTCCGGCGGTGAAGTGGCGCGAGGCGGACTTCCGGATGCGGCTGTGGTCGGGGGGATCGAGGTTGAGCACCCACCGCTCCACGGAATGCTCGAGCGCGCTGTCCGCGATGTAGGGCCGGAAGGTCCGGTACGGGCCCCAGGCCCGGAGGTCCCGCCCCAGCCGGCGGTCGTGGTTCAGCGCGTCCACGTCGTCGTACCGCGTCAGGATCCAGGTCCGGTTCGGGCTGAGGTGCACCGGGTCGTGCTCCCGGAGCCACGCCAGTGTGGGAAAGGGGTTCTCGCGGTACTCCGCGTCCCCGAAGTCGATCTCGATGTGTTCCTCCCTGGCCGAGCCGCCGGCCCCGGACGGGCGCCGGCCCGCGATGTGTGGCAGCCCGATGTGTGGCGGCCCCGGACGAGCCCAAACCGGCGCGAATGCTTCAGGGGATCCTACCCGCCGACATCCGGCCGGCGACACAGTTGCCTGGCAAGAGATTCCACGGCACTCGCGGTGGATCCCTCAGGGACGGCTGGGTAGTGTCTCAGTTTGGTTCGAGCAGCCCCGCGATCTGGGTCAGGGACCACACGTGATCGGCCACACCAGCCGCCATCGCGGGGGTTCGAGGCTAGGGGTTCTTCAAGCTCTTGTGTGGCCGGGAGAAGTTGTAGTGCATGAGGCGCAGCGCCACGGCCGCGATATGAGCGGCTCGTGGTCGCCGGTGATGACGGTGCGCTCGGTCCCGGTACACACGGCCGGGCTGTAGCGCCGCTGCGGCTCGGGGTCTTGGCCGTAGATTCTGACCAGCATCGCGTAGGCAGGTCGAAAGGACCGATGGTGGGTATCGTGGTACTCAGCATGTGGAAAGGAAGTGGACGACCTGCTATGAAGACATCTGCCGTATCGTTCGTGCCTGCGGCGGGGGGTAGGTCATGAGCGCGATGCCAGCTGCCAAGCTAGACGACCCGAAAGAACTGTACGTCCCATCGAACTTCTCCGTGGAAGCGGTCCGGGGGATTCTGTCAGCCCTGTCTGCGGAGGACGGCCAGCGGTTCGCGGAGCAGATCTACGTCGCAGTCGAGCAAGCTCAGCAGCAGCGCGATCTTCGCCCGATCAATCTCGTGGTGGAGTCCTGGTGGCGGACGATGATGTTCGAAACCCGGCCTCGATTCCACGATCTGTGGGATGCGGAGGCTACGGAGCCACCGCTCAGCTTGGAGGATGTTCGCCGTCGGCGCGCTCAGCGCCAGCGGTGAGTTCGCCGCAATACTGGCTTATCGGTCAGGGTGTTCTCGACTACATCGACCGTTTCGCGCCGGACGACGTCTACGATGAGTTCTACGACCTCATCGAAGTCCTCATGGAGTTCGGGCCGTATCCCGACGACCAGCCGAACCTAGGGATTCTGCCGCTTCAAGATCCGGACAAGCCGAACGCGTTCACGGCTCCGTTCGGCGATGGCCTACTCGCCTATCAGGTGACGCTGGACCAACCGGCGATCAAGCTTGTTGATGTGTTCTGGGTGGGCGAGGGCGAGGGGATCGACTACGCCTTTTGAGCGTCTCGGTCCCACCGCGCGCGAGCGGCCTTCCGGGCGACCTCCTGGGCGACCTCCTGTCTGAGTCAAACTGAGGCACCACCGACGGTTGACGGGCGTGTCCCATCCGGTAGGCTTCCGGCTCCACGCCGGCAGCGCCAGGAGGACGGACGGTGCCCCACCACGCCAGCTTGCCCCAGTTCCTCGTCGTAGGGGCGCAGCGCTCCGGCACCACCTACCTGCACCACCTGCTCAGCCAGCACCCAGGCGTGCACATGCCGCCGGAGAAGGAGCTCCACTACTTCGACCTGGTGCCGGTGCGGGGCAACGACGTCGACCTCGACCAGTACGCGGCGGCCTTCGCGGGGGCGGCCGCTGGGCAGATCGTGGGCGAGGCCACGCCGAGCTACATGTACTTCCCGTGGGTCCCGGAGCTGCTGGCCGCCCATCTGCCCGAGGCCCGCCTCATCTTCGTGCTGCGGGACCCGGTGGACCGGGCCTACTCCCAGTACTGGAAGGCGGTCCGCGAAGGCTGGGAGCGCCTCACGTTCGAGCGGGGGCTGGCGGCCGAGGCCGGCCGGCTCCAGGGGAGCCACCGGGACCGGGTGGCGTTCTCGTATCGGGACCGCGGGTTCTACATGCGCCAGATCGACCGGTTCCGGCCCCTGTTCCCGCGGGAGCGAATGCTGTTCCTGCGGGCGGACGACCTCTACGCCTCGCCTGCGGAGGTGCTTCGGACGGTGTGCGCGTTCATCGGCGCACCCCTGGAGTTCGAGCTCGGCGAGCACCGGACCCACCTCGAGCACGCCTCCGTGCCCGACCACCTCGCGCTGTACCGGCGGCTGGTGGGAGTGGAGCGCGCCACGAACGGGCGTCCGGGAGTATGGCGGGTGGGCCGCGCGGCGAAGCGGCTGCGGATGGGGTTCGCCCGCCGGGACGGCCGGTACCCCCCCATGAAGGAGGCCACCCGCCGCCGCCTGGCGGGCGGATTCCAGAGGGACGCCTCGGCCCTGGCCGCGTTCCTGGACGTGGACCTGGGGCACTGGAGCGTGTTCCGGGACGGGGGACCGCCGAACCCGACCGAGGCCGCTTCGCCCCGGAGCTCCGCGGCGGAGCTGTCCGCCCCCGGGCCGGGCTGATCGCCGGCACCTGAGGAGGGGCCACGGCAGACCTCGCCTACGTCCGTCAGTACTTCAGCCGCTACGCGGAGGAGT
Coding sequences:
- a CDS encoding DUF6247 family protein, whose product is MPAAKLDDPKELYVPSNFSVEAVRGILSALSAEDGQRFAEQIYVAVEQAQQQRDLRPINLVVESWWRTMMFETRPRFHDLWDAEATEPPLSLEDVRRRRAQRQR
- a CDS encoding cytochrome P450, with the translated sequence MHLSPNRTWILTRYDDVDALNHDRRLGRDLRAWGPYRTFRPYIADSALEHSVERWVLNLDPPDHSRIRKSASRHFTAGAMGRFAEPIRSITEQLLDELDGLDEFDFIESFAHPQARRVIGALLSLPPDDLELLDGWGRSIAVVLEPAFGLQEKLAANEAAAEMTEYLQRFVRDGGLASSGELASKIGAIHAEGGLTEDEVVALYVSLVVTAVAANIVGNGMLHLLRHPRNLLWLRRNLSAMPRAVDELLRYDGRGINARVAHEDVELRGKRIRTGQLVFCMLGAANRDPQVFPEPDRLVLTRDPNPHVTFGGGIHHCLGAALTGVQARVGFTRILERWPSIELDEAGVKWNDYSAIRAVERLPVRMGGSGGA
- a CDS encoding sulfotransferase domain-containing protein → MPHHASLPQFLVVGAQRSGTTYLHHLLSQHPGVHMPPEKELHYFDLVPVRGNDVDLDQYAAAFAGAAAGQIVGEATPSYMYFPWVPELLAAHLPEARLIFVLRDPVDRAYSQYWKAVREGWERLTFERGLAAEAGRLQGSHRDRVAFSYRDRGFYMRQIDRFRPLFPRERMLFLRADDLYASPAEVLRTVCAFIGAPLEFELGEHRTHLEHASVPDHLALYRRLVGVERATNGRPGVWRVGRAAKRLRMGFARRDGRYPPMKEATRRRLAGGFQRDASALAAFLDVDLGHWSVFRDGGPPNPTEAASPRSSAAELSAPGPG